One Micromonospora sp. FIMYZ51 genomic window carries:
- a CDS encoding DUF72 domain-containing protein — MTVIKVGTSSWADRTLLRSGWYPRQVNTPAGRLGYYADRFALVEVDTSYYAVPAPETVQGWVDATPDGFTFNVKAFSLFTGHPTPVAALPADLRPTGGPDRIRRRDLPPDAYDELWRRFRAALAPIAAVDRLGAVLLQFPPWLARGDAARRRIVELATRCRPGRVAVELRHASWFDGRAALETLAFLREHELTFCCVDMPQGHPDSVPPALVATADLAMVRFHGHSTAWAGGNKEDRFRYAYADDELRCWAQLLAELAGQADELHVLFNNCCAGQAQRDAEKMAGLLAVGAGQPVSPG; from the coding sequence ATGACTGTCATCAAGGTGGGCACGTCGTCCTGGGCCGACCGGACCCTGCTGCGCTCCGGCTGGTACCCGCGGCAGGTGAACACCCCCGCCGGGCGACTGGGCTACTACGCCGACCGGTTCGCACTGGTCGAGGTGGACACGTCGTACTACGCGGTGCCGGCACCGGAGACGGTCCAGGGCTGGGTGGACGCCACACCGGACGGATTCACCTTCAACGTGAAGGCGTTCAGCCTCTTCACCGGCCACCCGACGCCGGTGGCCGCGCTCCCGGCCGACCTGCGGCCGACCGGTGGGCCGGACCGGATCCGCCGCCGGGACCTGCCGCCGGACGCGTACGACGAGCTGTGGCGGCGGTTCCGCGCGGCGCTGGCACCGATCGCGGCGGTCGACCGGCTCGGCGCGGTGCTGTTGCAGTTCCCACCGTGGCTGGCCCGTGGCGACGCGGCCCGGCGACGGATCGTGGAGCTGGCCACCCGCTGTCGACCCGGGCGGGTCGCCGTCGAGCTGCGGCACGCGTCCTGGTTCGACGGCCGGGCGGCGTTGGAGACGCTCGCCTTCCTCCGGGAACACGAGTTGACGTTCTGCTGCGTCGACATGCCGCAGGGCCATCCCGATTCCGTGCCGCCGGCCCTGGTCGCTACCGCCGACCTGGCGATGGTGCGGTTCCACGGGCACAGCACCGCCTGGGCCGGCGGCAACAAGGAGGATCGGTTCCGCTACGCCTACGCAGACGACGAGCTGCGCTGCTGGGCGCAACTGCTTGCGGAACTCGCCGGGCAGGCCGACGAGCTGCACGTACTGTTCAACAACTGCTGCGCCGGGCAGGCGCAGCGCGACGCGGAGAAAATGGCCGGGCTGCTCGCCGTCGGTGCCGGGCAGCCGGTCAGTCCCGGGTGA